A region of Lycium barbarum isolate Lr01 chromosome 3, ASM1917538v2, whole genome shotgun sequence DNA encodes the following proteins:
- the LOC132631714 gene encoding putative glycerol-3-phosphate transporter 1, which produces MGSLPEPIMEENYSKPPGIRFMERTKKSSLSFKTYQAIVLIVTFLAYTSYHATRKTTSIVKSALDPQSPDVGLKFSWQRHTVHEQNQTSRLSWMLKDGWVPFNGPDGTAMLGELDVSFLFVYAMGMYFSGHVGDRMDLRIFLTIGMVGTGLFTALFGVGYWANVHIFYYYLIVQMMAGLFQSTGWPSVVAVVGNWFGKKKRGLIMGIWNAHTSVGNITGSLVASILLKYGWGWSMVVPGSLIAVVGVVVFLFLPVHPDSVGANKDEDEVFSPKKEGDEVTEPFLRSDREEESAVGFIEAWKIPGVAPFALCLFFAKLVAYTFLYWLPFYISHTAIEGKYLSNEEAGNLSTLFDVGGVVGGILAGYISDRLDARAITAASFMYCAIPVLYFYRSYGHVSMTINIILMLITGVFVNGPYALITTAVSADLGTHSSLKGNSRALATVTAIIDGTGSIGAAIGPLLTGYISANSWSAVFTMLMGSAFIAGLFLTRLVVAEVGAKIQQSQGSSPRSTSPDLLV; this is translated from the exons ATGGGGTCTCTACCAGAGCCAATCATGGAAGAAAATTACAGCAAACCCCCTGGAATTAGGTTCATGGAGAGGACAAAGAAGTCAAGCCTCTCTTTCAAGACATATCAAGCCATTGTCCTAATTGTAACATTTTTAGCATATACAAGTTACCATGCTACTAGAAAAACTACAAGTATAGTTAAAAGTGCATTGGATCCTCAGTCCCCTGATGTGGGGTTAAAGTTCTCGTGGCAAAGGCATACCGTGCATGAGCAAAATCAAACTTCAAGACTTTCTTGGATGCTTAAAGATGGTTGGGTACCATTTAACGGCCCTGATGGTACAGCGATGCTTGGTGAACTTGATGTGTCTTTCCTTTTTGTATATGCCATGGGAATGTATTTTTCAGGGCACGTTGGCGATAGGATGGATCTGAGAATATTTTTGACAATAGGAATGGTGGGAACTGGTTTATTCACTGCCCTTTTTGGAGTTGGATATTGGGCAAATGTACACATATTTTATTACTATTTAATAGTCCAAATGATGGCCGGATTGTTCCAATCGACAGGATGGCCCTCAGTGGTTGCAGTAGTTGGGAATTGGTTTGGGAAAAAGAAGAGAGGACTTATAATGGGTATTTGGAATGCTCACACCTCGGTCGGTAACATTACAGGTTCTTTGGTTGCTTCAATCTTGTTAAAGTATGGATGGGGTTGGTCAATGGTTGTTCCTGGTAGTCTTATTGCTGTCGTTGGCGTGGTAGTATTTCTCTTTTTGCCGGTTCATCCTGATTCTGTGGGAGCTAATAAAGATGAAGATGAAGTGTTTTCTCCTAAAAAAGAAGGCGATGAAGTAACAGAGCCTTTCTTGAGATCAGATAGAGAAGAGGAATCAGCTGTGGGTTTTATTGAAGCATGGAAGATTCCAGGGGTGGCGCCTTTTGCTCTTTGCCTTTTCTTTGCAAAGTTGGTAGCGTACACATTTTTGTATTGGCTGCCTTTCTACATTAGCCACACAG CTATAGAAGGAAAGTATTTGTCCAATGAGGAGGCTGGAAACCTGTCAACATTGTTTGATGTTGGAGGTGTAGTAGGTGGAATCCTAGCAGGTTACATATCTGACCGGTTAGATGCCAGAGCAATAACTGCTGCCAGCTTCATGTACTGTGCTATCCCAGTTCTCTACTTCTATCGGAGCTATGGACACGTCTCTATGACCATAAACATCATCCTTATGTTGATCACTGGAGTATTCGTGAATGGGCCTTATGCATTGATAACAACTGCTGTTTCGGCTGACCTGGGAACACATAGCTCTTTGAAAGGCAATTCACGAGCACTTGCAACTGTAACCGCCATTATTGATGGCACTGGCTCAATTGGAGCTGCCATTGGACCACTTCTAACCGGTTACATTTCAGCTAATAGCTGGAGTGCTGTATTTACAATGCTCATGGGATCAGCTTTTATAGCTGGTTTGTTTCTGACCAGGCTTGTTGTAGCTGAAGTGGGTGCCAAGATTCAACAATCCCAAGGATCATCACCTAGATCAACTTCCCCTGACCTTCTAGTGTGA